A single window of Liolophura sinensis isolate JHLJ2023 chromosome 6, CUHK_Ljap_v2, whole genome shotgun sequence DNA harbors:
- the LOC135466340 gene encoding palmitoyltransferase ZDHHC17-like isoform X1, translated as MAERDPSCNPVQPILYGDGCTDGTSPNAQADVNPAYQANQPTSPSVEDVKTFDIVRATQYGVLERCQELVEGGFDVNLMDKENVSLLHWAAINNRGDIVRYYIDKGAIVDRFGGDLNSTPLHWATRQGHLPMVVMLMSYGADPSLRDGEGCSCIHLAAQFGHTSIVAYLIAKGQDPDMLDKNGMTALMWAAYRVFSYDPCRLLLTLGANGNKADKLQGNTPLHWACTSENTVIIRLLLETPGIEIDKLNNNGQTPMDIAVSKKSTGVVKRLWLERSQRGLDQKHCLKGFTSNKAFRNRIMWLFPFFMIFTIGYAFEFKSPWWMKILVIVSLFFIVRTVTRYFFDQTVQEILPISLYLSTKFWMYWTWFVYFWPYVSDFTTQLLFGINTILLMYNFLKAWKMDPGYVKVAREEKIQNILDLAENQSMTLEQFCSTCLTRRPIRSKHCSMCNRCVAKFDHHCPWVGNCVGANNHKYFIGYLFFLFGLIMWFMHGCFTYWDANCPWSFYEEGITGVLWKICSHSPWVGWMGLNGLIHLGWVAALLCCQLYQVIFLSMTTNERLNIHRYSHFNAGKPNSHASPFHRGYLKNLVDFFGWRCCGLCRPNKVDWTKEFELNDSTLSNVISSLDEFKRSQTYQHSKTGYSSHHGDGGHGHSHTHQHSSNCKHNQHSHQAGSGPQQGRENFQFV; from the exons ATGGCGGAGAGAGACCCGAGTTGCAACCCAGTTCAGCCAATTCTGTATGGTGAT GGTTGTACAGATGGGACATCACCAAATGCTCAGGCAGATGTGAACCCAGCATACCAGGCCAATCAGCCAACCAGCCCCTCAGTTGAGGATGTAAAGACATTTGACATTGTTCGAGCTACACAGTATGGGGTCTTGGAGCGATGTCAGGAGCTGGTCGAGGGAGGCTTCGATGTCAACCTCATGGACAAGGAAAATGTTAGCCTCCTTCACTGGGCAGCCATTAATAATAGAGGAGATATTGTTAG GTACTACATTGACAAAGGAGCCATTGTGGACAGGTTTGGAGGTGACCTGAATTCTACTCCATTGCATTGGGCGACCAG ACAAGGGCACCTGCCGATGGTTGTCATGCTGATGTCATATGGAGCTGACCCCTCACTTAGAGATGGAGAGG GCTGTAGCTGTATACATCTGGCTGCTCAGTTTGGCCACACGTCCATAGTAGCCTATCTCATAGCCAAAGGGCAGGACCCAGACATGCTGGACAAGAATGGAATGACTGCGCTGATGTGGGCAGCCTACAGAGTGTTCTC GTATGACCCCTGTCGTCTTCTCCTTACTTTGGGTGCCAATGGAAACAAGGCAGACAAACTGCAGGGTAACACGCCGCTTCACTGGGCATGTACATCAGAGAATACTGTCATCATCAGGCTGCTGCTAGAGACACCAGGCATTGAAATTGACAAGCTCAACAACAAT GGTCAGACCCCAATGGACATTGCTGTGTCTAAGAAGAGCACAGGTGTGGTGAAGCGCTTGTGGCTGGAGAGGTCACAGAGAGGCCTGGACCAGAAACACTGCCTGAAGGGCTTCACATCTAATAAG GCGTTCCGAAACAGAATCATGTGGCTGTTCCCCTTCTTCATGATATTCACCATCGGCTATGCCTTTGAGTTCAAAAGTCCATGGTGGATGAAAATTCTTGTTATAGTCTCCTTGTTTTTTATTGTCAGAACAGTCACTAG GTATTTCTTTGACCAGACCGTGCAGGAGATTCTACCCATATCACTCTACCTGTCCACCAAATTTTGGATGTACTGGACCTGGTTTGTCTACTTCTGGCCCT ATGTGTCTGATTTCACAACTCAGCTGCTGTTTGGGATAAACACCATTCTGTTGATGTATAATTTTCTCAAAGCCTGGAAAATGGACCCTGGATATGTGAAGGTTGCCAGGGAGGAGAAAATCCAG AACATCCTGGATTTAGCTGAGAATCAGTCCATGACCCTGGAACAGTTCTGTAGCACCTGTCTGACACGCCGACCCATCCGCTCCAAACACTGCTCCATGTGTAACCGCTGTGTGGCCAAGTTTGACCATCACTGCCCCTGGGTGGGCAACTGTGTAG gTGCAAACAACCACAAGTACTTCATAGGATAtctgttttttctgtttggGCTGATCATGTGGTTTATGCATGGATGCTTCACGT ATTGGGATGCGAACTGTCCCTGGTCTTTCTACGAGGAGGGAATTACAGGTGTGCTTTGGAAGATCTGCAGTCACTCCCCCTGGGTAGGCTGGATGGGGCTGAATGGTCTGATTCACCTAGGCTGGGTGGCAGCTCTTCTTTGCTGTCAGCTCTACCAG GTGATTTTCCTAAGCATGACCACCAATGAGAGACTCAATATTCACAGATACTCACACTTCAATGCTGGAAAGCCCAACTCTCACGCTAGTCCATTCCA TCGTGGATATCTGAAAAACTTGGTGGACTTTTTCGGCTGGCGCTGTTGTGGGTTATGTCGTCCTAACAAAGTGGACTGGACCAAGGAATTTGAACTGAATGATTCCACCCTGTCTAATGTCATCAGCAGCTTGGATGAGTTCAAGAGGTCACAGACCTATCAGCATTCCAAGACAGGGTACAGCAGTCACCATGGAGACGGCGGCCATGGTCATAGCCACACCCACCAACATAGTTCTAACTGTAAACATAATCAGCACAGCCACCAGGCAGGCAGTGGGCCTCAGCAGGGTCGCGAGAACTTTCAGTTTGTCTGA
- the LOC135466340 gene encoding palmitoyltransferase ZDHHC17-like isoform X2 produces MDKENVSLLHWAAINNRGDIVRYYIDKGAIVDRFGGDLNSTPLHWATRQGHLPMVVMLMSYGADPSLRDGEGCSCIHLAAQFGHTSIVAYLIAKGQDPDMLDKNGMTALMWAAYRVFSYDPCRLLLTLGANGNKADKLQGNTPLHWACTSENTVIIRLLLETPGIEIDKLNNNGQTPMDIAVSKKSTGVVKRLWLERSQRGLDQKHCLKGFTSNKAFRNRIMWLFPFFMIFTIGYAFEFKSPWWMKILVIVSLFFIVRTVTRYFFDQTVQEILPISLYLSTKFWMYWTWFVYFWPYVSDFTTQLLFGINTILLMYNFLKAWKMDPGYVKVAREEKIQNILDLAENQSMTLEQFCSTCLTRRPIRSKHCSMCNRCVAKFDHHCPWVGNCVGANNHKYFIGYLFFLFGLIMWFMHGCFTYWDANCPWSFYEEGITGVLWKICSHSPWVGWMGLNGLIHLGWVAALLCCQLYQVIFLSMTTNERLNIHRYSHFNAGKPNSHASPFHRGYLKNLVDFFGWRCCGLCRPNKVDWTKEFELNDSTLSNVISSLDEFKRSQTYQHSKTGYSSHHGDGGHGHSHTHQHSSNCKHNQHSHQAGSGPQQGRENFQFV; encoded by the exons ATGGACAAGGAAAATGTTAGCCTCCTTCACTGGGCAGCCATTAATAATAGAGGAGATATTGTTAG GTACTACATTGACAAAGGAGCCATTGTGGACAGGTTTGGAGGTGACCTGAATTCTACTCCATTGCATTGGGCGACCAG ACAAGGGCACCTGCCGATGGTTGTCATGCTGATGTCATATGGAGCTGACCCCTCACTTAGAGATGGAGAGG GCTGTAGCTGTATACATCTGGCTGCTCAGTTTGGCCACACGTCCATAGTAGCCTATCTCATAGCCAAAGGGCAGGACCCAGACATGCTGGACAAGAATGGAATGACTGCGCTGATGTGGGCAGCCTACAGAGTGTTCTC GTATGACCCCTGTCGTCTTCTCCTTACTTTGGGTGCCAATGGAAACAAGGCAGACAAACTGCAGGGTAACACGCCGCTTCACTGGGCATGTACATCAGAGAATACTGTCATCATCAGGCTGCTGCTAGAGACACCAGGCATTGAAATTGACAAGCTCAACAACAAT GGTCAGACCCCAATGGACATTGCTGTGTCTAAGAAGAGCACAGGTGTGGTGAAGCGCTTGTGGCTGGAGAGGTCACAGAGAGGCCTGGACCAGAAACACTGCCTGAAGGGCTTCACATCTAATAAG GCGTTCCGAAACAGAATCATGTGGCTGTTCCCCTTCTTCATGATATTCACCATCGGCTATGCCTTTGAGTTCAAAAGTCCATGGTGGATGAAAATTCTTGTTATAGTCTCCTTGTTTTTTATTGTCAGAACAGTCACTAG GTATTTCTTTGACCAGACCGTGCAGGAGATTCTACCCATATCACTCTACCTGTCCACCAAATTTTGGATGTACTGGACCTGGTTTGTCTACTTCTGGCCCT ATGTGTCTGATTTCACAACTCAGCTGCTGTTTGGGATAAACACCATTCTGTTGATGTATAATTTTCTCAAAGCCTGGAAAATGGACCCTGGATATGTGAAGGTTGCCAGGGAGGAGAAAATCCAG AACATCCTGGATTTAGCTGAGAATCAGTCCATGACCCTGGAACAGTTCTGTAGCACCTGTCTGACACGCCGACCCATCCGCTCCAAACACTGCTCCATGTGTAACCGCTGTGTGGCCAAGTTTGACCATCACTGCCCCTGGGTGGGCAACTGTGTAG gTGCAAACAACCACAAGTACTTCATAGGATAtctgttttttctgtttggGCTGATCATGTGGTTTATGCATGGATGCTTCACGT ATTGGGATGCGAACTGTCCCTGGTCTTTCTACGAGGAGGGAATTACAGGTGTGCTTTGGAAGATCTGCAGTCACTCCCCCTGGGTAGGCTGGATGGGGCTGAATGGTCTGATTCACCTAGGCTGGGTGGCAGCTCTTCTTTGCTGTCAGCTCTACCAG GTGATTTTCCTAAGCATGACCACCAATGAGAGACTCAATATTCACAGATACTCACACTTCAATGCTGGAAAGCCCAACTCTCACGCTAGTCCATTCCA TCGTGGATATCTGAAAAACTTGGTGGACTTTTTCGGCTGGCGCTGTTGTGGGTTATGTCGTCCTAACAAAGTGGACTGGACCAAGGAATTTGAACTGAATGATTCCACCCTGTCTAATGTCATCAGCAGCTTGGATGAGTTCAAGAGGTCACAGACCTATCAGCATTCCAAGACAGGGTACAGCAGTCACCATGGAGACGGCGGCCATGGTCATAGCCACACCCACCAACATAGTTCTAACTGTAAACATAATCAGCACAGCCACCAGGCAGGCAGTGGGCCTCAGCAGGGTCGCGAGAACTTTCAGTTTGTCTGA